AGGTAGACCGCGAGCGGCATGGTCCGCGTCCGGCCCGGATAGTTGCCGGCGAAGGTGATGGTGGCGCCGAATTCGCCCAACGCCCGTGCCCAGCACAGCACCGCCCCGGCGGCCAGGCCCGGGGCCACCAGAGGCACGGTCACGTGCGTGAACGTCGTCCAACGTCCGGCGCCGAGGGCCGCTGCCGCCTCCTCGTACCGGCGGTCCGCGCCGCGCAACGCTCCCTCCACCGCGATGACCAGGAAGGGCATCGCGACGAACGCCTCGGCGAGCACCACCCCGGCGGTGGTGAACGGCAGGGCGATCCCGAAGGTCGAGTCGAGCCAGCCGCCGAGCAGACCACGCCGACCGAACACGAGCAGCAGCGCGACCCCGCCGACCACCGGCGGCAGCACCAACGGCACGGTGACCAGCGCGCGCACCAGACGTCGGCCGGGGAACTCGACCCGGGCGAGCAGCCAGGCCAGCGGCACCCCGAGCAGCAGGCAGAGCAGGGTCGCCAGGGTGGCGGTGAGCAGCGACAGCCGCAGCGCGGCGAGCACCGCGGGCTCGGTCAGCCGCTGTGGCAGCGTGCTCCACGGCGTCCGGGCCAGCAGGCCGGCCAGGGGCAGAACCAAAAAGGTCAGGCCGAGCACCGCCGGCAGCAGCAGCGCCAGTGGTATCCCGCCCACCCGTCGCCGGGCCGGTCGCCGGGGCGCCGGGTAGGTCGTCGTCATGGCCCCTGGAACCCGGCTTCGATGAGGACCGCCCGCGCCGGGGCGGACCGGACGTACGCGACGAAGGCACGCGCCCCCTCGGGGTTCGGGGCATCGGCGAGGACGGCGATCGGGTAGGCGTTCACGGCCGCGGCGGAATCGGGGAACTCGACGGCCGTCACGTCCGCCCCGGCGGCGTGGACGTCGGTGCGGTAGACGAGTGCGGCGTCCACCTCGCCCAGCGTCAGCTTCGACAACGCGCCCTTCACGTTCTGTTCGAGGGTGACGGGGGTCAGGGTGATCCCCGCCGCGTCCAGAGCCGTGCGGGCGGCCGCCCCACAGGGCACCTGCTGGGCGCAGAGCGCCACCTTCAGGTTCCGCCGGGCCAGGTGGGCCGGACCGCGTACGCCTTGCGGGTTGCCGGACGCGACGGCGATGACGAGCTGATTGCGGGCGAAGACGGCCGGCTCGCCGTCGAGGGCGCCGGCCTCGGCGACGGTGGCCATGTTCTGCGGCGCGGCGGCGGCGAAGACGTCCGCGGGGGCGCCGACGGTGACCTGGGTGGCGAGGGCGGAACTGCCGGCGAAGTTGAACACCACGGTCACACCGGGGTTGGCCGCCTCGAAGTCCCGCCCGATCCGGGTGAACGACTCGGTCAGCGACGCGGCGGCGAAGACCGTGACCGTCCCGTCGTCGCCGGCCGGTCCCGCACCTGATCCGCCGCAGCCGCCCAGGGCAAGCGCGGCGGTGGTGGCCACAGCGACGGCACGCACGGCGTGCGCTCTCACGGCACCTGCCTTGCCCCGGAGCCGGCCGCCGGCCCGGCCCGTTCCACCACCACGGTCGTCGACTTGATCACGGCGACCGCGAGCGAGCCGATCCGCAGGTCCACGTCGTCGACCGCCTCCCGGCTCATCAGCGAGACGATCCGGAACGGGCCGGCCTGGATGTCGACCTGCGCCATCACGGTGTCCTTGACGACGTTCACCACGATGCCGCGCAGCCGGTTGCGGGCCGAGGAGGCGTCCGCCCGGTCATCCGGCTCGGCGGACTGGGCGCGGGCGAACGCGGCCAGGTCCACCCCGTCGACCATCCGGTGCCCGTGCTCGTCCCGGGTGGCGCGGAGTCGGCCCGCGTCGATCCACCGGCGGACGGTGTCGGCACTCACGCCGAGCAGCTCGGCCGCCTCCCCGATCCGGAACATCGCCACAGCCGACACCCTAGCCCCTCGCATCCGCGAGTAAGAAGCACGGTCTGGCTGGTCTCTGCCCCATTATCCCGCCGAATCCACCCGCATTCGCGCGGCGCACCGACAGCGCCCTCGCGGCGTGCCCGACGGGGTACCGGGCGAGGACGAGCGCACCGCGGTGACGGTGCGGATCAGGCCGCGCGGCCCGCGACGGCCGGACACGCATAATGGAGTCGGCCGGCGCGGGGTCGCCGGCCGACGGTTGGAACAGCGGACGGAGTACGGTGACCCAGGCGATGCCGAACGTGACCCGGAACACTCGGCAGCGTGCCGAGGTGCTGGCCCTGCTCCGCCAGGTCGAGGGCTTCCACACCGCGCAGCAGCTGCACCGAATGCTCTGCGACCGCGGTGCCAGGGTCGGCCTGACCACGGTCTACCGGACGCTCCAGCTCCTGGTCGGCGCCGGAGAGATCGACTCCACCCGGCTACCCGGCGGCGAACAGCTGTTCCGTCGGTGCAGCGAGAGCCGCCACCACCATCATCTGGTCTGCCGCCCCTGCGGCCGGACGGTCGAGGTGGCCGGCCCGGCCGTCGAGCGCTGGGCCGACCAGGTGGCGGCCGAGCACGGCTTCACCGATGTCGGTCACACCCTGGAGATCTTCGGCACCTGTGCCGGCTGCGCCGCCTCCTGACGGACCGTCCGCCGTCCGGTGGCCGCGGTCCGCCCCGTCCCACCCGCCGGGGTCAACTCCCACGTCGTGGGCGGCCCTTGAGCCGCCGGCCCAGCTCCCGGGCGATCTCTCGGTCGGCGTCGCGTTCTGCGAGCACCTGCCGCTTGTCGTACGACTTCCGCCCCTGGGCCAACGCCAGCTCGACCTTCGCCCAGCCGTTCGCGAAGTACATCGACAGGGGGACCAGGGTCAGGCCGCCGTCGCGCAGCCTATCCCGGATCCGGTCGATTTCCACCCGGTGCAGCAGCAGCTTCCGGGTGCGCCTGGGCGCGTGGTTGGTCCAGCTTCCGTAGCCGTACTCGGTGATGTGCAGCCCGTGCAGCATCAGCTCGCCGTCGCGTTCCTGCGCGAAAGCGTCCACCAGGGACACCCGTCCCTCGCGCAGCGACTTCACCTCGGTGCCGGCCAGCACGATCCCCGCCTCGTACGCGCGTAATCGTGCCGGGCCCTACGATTCGAGGCGATCAGCGTGCGTGGGTGCTGCCGGGTGGTGCTCACCGGGTGCAGGATACGCCGGCGGGCCGCCAACGGGTGCGGCGCACTGAGCCGTCCGGCTCGGCCCGTCTGCCGCGATGTCGGTAGTCCTGCCGAGGGTGGCGAACTCAGGGGGAGTGCCGGGCGAGGAAATCGGCGAGCACCCGGGTGTGGGTGGAGAACGCCAGCTCGACCGGTTCGGTGAGCACCAGCCACTCGGTGGCCTCCGCGGTGGGCGCGGAGGGCGGAAGCGACGCGGCTCCCCGCGCCGGCAGCTCTCCGAAGATCATCATCGTGCCGGCGGTCGGGGCGCTGTGCACCGCGAACAACGCCGCGTCGGCTGGTTCGGCGAGTAGGCCGGTCTCCTCGCGTAGCTCCCGGACCAGCGCCTCCTGCCACTGCTCGCCGTACTCGATGAAACCGCCGGGTAACGCGAGCAGCCCGCGCGCCGGTTCGATGTCCCGGCGGACGACCACCACGCCCAGGCCGATGTCCGTGCGCACCGGCAGCACCGCCACCGCGACCGGCAGCGGGTTGCGCCAGACGGTCTGGCCGCAGGCCGTGCAGACCCGGGGCCACGCAACCGCCGGTGGGTACGCCATGCCGCAGTAGGAGCAGTGCGAGTACGCCGCGCCGGTCATGCCGCCGCACGTTACCCGCACGCTCGCCGGTGCTGGGATCGGCTCCGGGCTCGCCGGCCGGGCGGCGCCCCGGCGGGCCATCCTGGCCCCCACCGCCAGCCGTTCGAAGTGTTTGGCTTCGCAGGACGCGTTCGGGCTTCCGTCAAATAATCGGCATTCCCCGCGGCATTCTGTGGCCCGGCTCACCCCGGGAGGAGTCGTCTATGTCGGTGCGATTCGTCCTCGTGCCTGAGGGTCCGCACGCCCCAGTGCCGCCGGCCCGGCGTTTCCCGCTCCCCTGGCCGGGAACCCGGAGAACATCCGGCAGTGCGGCGCCCGGCGCGCCGCCCGACGAACGGACGGCACCGCCCATGACATACCGTCCGGTACCGGCCGCCACCCTGCCCGACCTCAGCAGACTCACCCTCGGTGTGGAGGAGGAGTACCTGCTGCTGCACTCCGGGACGGGGGAGAGCCTGCCGGTCGCCGGCCGGGTACTCGACAGTCTGGCACAGACCGCCCGCGGCCAGAGCCGGCGGGAGTTCCGGCACAGCATGGTCGAGATGGTCACGCCGGTCAGCGCAGACCTGACCGAGCTGCGGGAGCAGCTGATCGCACTGCGTGAAGCCGCCGCCGACGCGGCCGAGGCCGCTGGCGCCCGTCTCGTCGCGGTGGGCGCCACACCGGTGCGCGAGCCGCACCGGACCGTGCCCGACGAACCGCGCTACCACGCGATGTCCCGGCGGTTCGGGCCGGTCGCGCACGACCCGGCCGTCTGCGGCTGTCACGTGCACGTCGGGGTGCCGGATCGGGAACTTGCTGTGCAGGTCTGCAACAACCTGCGTCCGTGGCTACCGGTGGTGCAGGCGATCACCGCCAACTCGCCGTTGCACGACGGCCGCGACACCGGGCACGCGAGCTGGCGGTCGATGCAGCTGGAACGCTGGCCGAGCATCGGCCCCACCCCGTACTTCGATTCGCTCGCCGACTACGAGGCGACCGTGGCTGACCTGATCAACGCCGGCATCATGCTGGACGCGGCGATGGTCTACTGGTATGCCCGGCCGTCCGTGGCGTACCCCACCGTGGAGGTCCGGGTCGGCGACGTCTGCCCGACGGTCGACGACACGGTGCTGGTAGCCGGGATGGTCCGGGCGCTCGTGGCGACCGCGGCCGACGACGTCCGCGTCGGCGCCGACACCCCACGGATCCGGGACTGTCTGGTCGCGGCCGCGCACTGGCGCGCCGCCCACGACGGGCTCGACGGTGACCTCATCGACCTGCGCTCCGGCCGCGCCCGGCCCGCCTGGGAACTGGTAGACGACCTGTTCGCCACGGTCGCGCCCGCGCTGGAGCGTCACGGTGACCTGCCGTACGTCCGCGAGCAGCTGAACCGGGTCCGCCGGGACGGCAACGGCGCGGCCCGGCAACGCCGCATCCTCGCCCGTACCGACGGCGACGTACGTGCCGTCCTCGAGCACCTGGCCGCCGAGACCCGTCCCTGCCCGTCGTGATCGCGGCACCCCTTCTCCCACGACACCCGCCGTGGCCAGGAGGCTCCTCCCACTCCTCAGCGGATGTGGTGCGTCTGGAGCCACAGCTCCAGCAGGCCGAGCTGCCACAGCTTGTTGCTGCCGGCCGAGGTCCGCGCCGCCGCGGGATCGGCGAGCAGTTCCTCGACGTACTCGGGCCGGAACAGGCCCCGCTCCCGGGCCGCCGGTGCCCGCAGCGCCGCCACGACCTGTTCCCGCACCTTGCCGTCCACGTTGCGCAACGCCGGCACCGGGAAGTAGCCCTTCGGTCGGTCGATCACCGCGGCTGGTAGCACCTCCCGGGCGATCTCCTTGAGTATTCCCTTGCCGCCCTGCGCCGCCTTGTGCTCCGGCGGACAGGCCGCCGCGAGCGCCACCAGGTCCTGGTCGAGGAACGGGGTACGCACCTCCAGCCCCCACGCCATGCTCATGCTGTCCACCCGTTTCACCGGGTCGTCGGGGAGCATCCGGTGGGTGTCCAGGCGCAGCACCGCGTCCAGCGCGGTCTCCGCGCCAGGCGCGGCCAGCTCGGCAGCGAGTAACTCCCGGCTGGCGTCCCGGTCGCCGGCGTACGCCGGACCGACCACCCGGGTCAGCTCGGCGTGGTCGCGGTCGAAGAAGGCCGCCGCGAACGCCTCCGCCGCGCCGTCGCGGTGCATCGCGACCAGTGGCTGGTGGTAGCCGTACCCGGCGAACACCTCGTCGGCGCCCTGCCCGGACTGGGCCACCTTCACGTGTTTCGCCACCTGCTCGGACAACAGGTGGAAGGCGACCACGTCGTGACTGCCCATCGGCTCGGTCATCGCGGCCACCGTCGCCCGGATCGCCGGCACGAGATCGTCGTTGGCGAGCCGGATCCGGTGGTGGTCGGTGTCGTACGCGCGGGCCACCAGGTCGGAGTAGCGGAACTCGTCGCCGGCCTCGCCGTCCCGGCTGTCGAACCCGATGCTGAACGTCCGGAGGTGCTGTTGGCCGGCTTCGGCGAGCAGCGCCACGATGAGGCTGGAGTCCAGCCCGCCGGAGAGCAACACGCCGACCGGAACGTCGGCGACCAGCCGTCGCCGGACCGCCGTGCGCAACGCGCCCCCGACCGCCGCCCGCCAGTCCCGGTGGTCCATGCCGGCGTAGTCGGGGTCGCGGACGTACTCCGGACGCCAGTAGACGCGTTCCCGGCTGCGTCCGTCCGCCTCGACCACCCGCAGCGTCGCCGGGGGCAGCTTGCGGACACCGCGCAGGACGGTTCGCGGTGCCGGCACGATCGAGTGCCAGGACAGGTAGTGGTGCAGAGCCACCGGATCGATGCCGGTGTCGACATCGCCGCCGCGAAGCAGGGCCGGCAGGGTCGAGGCGAACCGCAGCCGGCCGGGGGACTCGGCGAGGTACAGCGGTTTGATGCCGAGCCGGTCCCGGGCCAGCAGCAGTCGCCGCCGAGCCCGGTCGACCAGCCCGATCGCGAACATGCCGACGAGATGCTCGACGA
The sequence above is a segment of the Micromonospora sp. WMMA1363 genome. Coding sequences within it:
- a CDS encoding N-acetylglutaminylglutamine amidotransferase; translated protein: MCGISGEARFDGTTPDADAVARMTDAMSSRGPDGQGSWCAAWVALGHRRLTIIDLSDAGAQPMVREDLGLALVFNGCVYNYPELRERLSAAGHTFRSTSDTEVILVAYAEWGEAFVEHLVGMFAIGLVDRARRRLLLARDRLGIKPLYLAESPGRLRFASTLPALLRGGDVDTGIDPVALHHYLSWHSIVPAPRTVLRGVRKLPPATLRVVEADGRSRERVYWRPEYVRDPDYAGMDHRDWRAAVGGALRTAVRRRLVADVPVGVLLSGGLDSSLIVALLAEAGQQHLRTFSIGFDSRDGEAGDEFRYSDLVARAYDTDHHRIRLANDDLVPAIRATVAAMTEPMGSHDVVAFHLLSEQVAKHVKVAQSGQGADEVFAGYGYHQPLVAMHRDGAAEAFAAAFFDRDHAELTRVVGPAYAGDRDASRELLAAELAAPGAETALDAVLRLDTHRMLPDDPVKRVDSMSMAWGLEVRTPFLDQDLVALAAACPPEHKAAQGGKGILKEIAREVLPAAVIDRPKGYFPVPALRNVDGKVREQVVAALRAPAARERGLFRPEYVEELLADPAAARTSAGSNKLWQLGLLELWLQTHHIR
- a CDS encoding helix-turn-helix domain-containing protein → MAMFRIGEAAELLGVSADTVRRWIDAGRLRATRDEHGHRMVDGVDLAAFARAQSAEPDDRADASSARNRLRGIVVNVVKDTVMAQVDIQAGPFRIVSLMSREAVDDVDLRIGSLAVAVIKSTTVVVERAGPAAGSGARQVP
- the modA gene encoding molybdate ABC transporter substrate-binding protein; translation: MGGCGGSGAGPAGDDGTVTVFAAASLTESFTRIGRDFEAANPGVTVVFNFAGSSALATQVTVGAPADVFAAAAPQNMATVAEAGALDGEPAVFARNQLVIAVASGNPQGVRGPAHLARRNLKVALCAQQVPCGAAARTALDAAGITLTPVTLEQNVKGALSKLTLGEVDAALVYRTDVHAAGADVTAVEFPDSAAAVNAYPIAVLADAPNPEGARAFVAYVRSAPARAVLIEAGFQGP
- a CDS encoding ABC transporter permease, giving the protein MTTTYPAPRRPARRRVGGIPLALLLPAVLGLTFLVLPLAGLLARTPWSTLPQRLTEPAVLAALRLSLLTATLATLLCLLLGVPLAWLLARVEFPGRRLVRALVTVPLVLPPVVGGVALLLVFGRRGLLGGWLDSTFGIALPFTTAGVVLAEAFVAMPFLVIAVEGALRGADRRYEEAAAALGAGRWTTFTHVTVPLVAPGLAAGAVLCWARALGEFGATITFAGNYPGRTRTMPLAVYLTLETDVQAAVVLSLILLVVSVAILTSLRDRWITSP
- a CDS encoding NUDIX domain-containing protein, whose protein sequence is MTGAAYSHCSYCGMAYPPAVAWPRVCTACGQTVWRNPLPVAVAVLPVRTDIGLGVVVVRRDIEPARGLLALPGGFIEYGEQWQEALVRELREETGLLAEPADAALFAVHSAPTAGTMMIFGELPARGAASLPPSAPTAEATEWLVLTEPVELAFSTHTRVLADFLARHSP
- a CDS encoding transcriptional repressor, coding for MESAGAGSPADGWNSGRSTVTQAMPNVTRNTRQRAEVLALLRQVEGFHTAQQLHRMLCDRGARVGLTTVYRTLQLLVGAGEIDSTRLPGGEQLFRRCSESRHHHHLVCRPCGRTVEVAGPAVERWADQVAAEHGFTDVGHTLEIFGTCAGCAAS
- a CDS encoding glutamate--cysteine ligase, whose translation is MTYRPVPAATLPDLSRLTLGVEEEYLLLHSGTGESLPVAGRVLDSLAQTARGQSRREFRHSMVEMVTPVSADLTELREQLIALREAAADAAEAAGARLVAVGATPVREPHRTVPDEPRYHAMSRRFGPVAHDPAVCGCHVHVGVPDRELAVQVCNNLRPWLPVVQAITANSPLHDGRDTGHASWRSMQLERWPSIGPTPYFDSLADYEATVADLINAGIMLDAAMVYWYARPSVAYPTVEVRVGDVCPTVDDTVLVAGMVRALVATAADDVRVGADTPRIRDCLVAAAHWRAAHDGLDGDLIDLRSGRARPAWELVDDLFATVAPALERHGDLPYVREQLNRVRRDGNGAARQRRILARTDGDVRAVLEHLAAETRPCPS